One stretch of Dethiosulfovibrio peptidovorans DNA includes these proteins:
- the pbpC gene encoding penicillin-binding protein 1C — protein sequence MTRRKARIVFWLVLGLSCGTALTLWGAAFLVDPVPIREVSSLEGSPLVTDREGRPLWLGLTSDDRACRPISLDAMGRWLPLVAVEVEDRRFWRHAGVDWLGIVRAAWQNLTSGRVISGGSTITSQLVRLTRPRVRTVATKAVEFLQAMALERSLSKRRILELYLNKAPFGGTLVGVGAASLGWWGKEASDLSLAEAATLVAMLKGPTRYRPDLHPHRLKARRDMILKKLAHRSVVTAAEADLARAEPLPQAISRPGQEYLFVSQALKRRPQGGRSTLDAEVQRLLRRTVAEGLFRLPQEITAAAVVVDNETGAVRGYVGNGRFGERLPWGWVDCCNALRSPGSALKPFVYAMAFDDGTLSPSSLMADTPLSMSGRAPRNFDLRYRGAVSAARALADSLNVPAVRVLRMVGANRFLHRLRSLGFGYFVHDAEWYGDSLILGGCEVTLLELLKATMTLASWRDRPLSFFEDDRHDWRPSPISQEGSFLVGDILKNRGRLVPKLRALLSGNAEMALKTGTSYGLRDAWAVAWNRRWTVVVWFGDPLGTPHPELVGLSLAVPVATQIMTVLGGRMPEPPDGVARRTVCSLSGLPPTSACPHREEAWHIPTVSSSEPCSVHRWEEGRVVTVWPAQFGSSESRRVAEAELQIRSPLSGASYILPPWGEPPRVALACEGAQGDVSWFVDGVFFRTVSAGESLFWTAVQGRHRIAVVDRRGRSCRVTISVLPWGGGTDMP from the coding sequence ATGACTCGTCGAAAAGCGCGTATCGTCTTTTGGCTTGTATTGGGGCTGTCCTGTGGGACGGCCCTGACCCTTTGGGGGGCGGCGTTTCTTGTGGATCCAGTGCCGATCCGGGAAGTCTCTTCTCTGGAGGGCTCTCCCCTTGTGACGGATCGAGAGGGCCGCCCCCTCTGGTTGGGACTGACTTCCGATGATCGGGCTTGTCGCCCCATCTCACTGGATGCCATGGGGCGATGGCTGCCCCTTGTCGCTGTCGAGGTGGAGGATCGGCGATTTTGGCGTCACGCCGGGGTTGACTGGCTGGGCATCGTTCGGGCTGCCTGGCAGAACCTGACCAGCGGTCGGGTGATCTCGGGAGGGTCCACCATCACCAGTCAGCTTGTCCGACTCACCCGTCCCCGGGTCAGAACCGTTGCTACCAAGGCAGTGGAGTTTCTCCAGGCCATGGCTCTGGAACGATCCTTGTCCAAACGGCGTATTCTGGAGCTCTACCTGAATAAGGCCCCTTTTGGAGGAACTCTGGTGGGAGTCGGTGCGGCTTCTCTGGGATGGTGGGGAAAGGAGGCAAGCGATCTCTCCCTGGCCGAGGCGGCTACCTTGGTGGCGATGCTCAAGGGCCCCACCCGCTACCGTCCCGACCTTCACCCTCATCGACTCAAGGCCCGTCGGGATATGATTCTAAAGAAGCTCGCCCACCGATCAGTCGTTACGGCCGCCGAGGCTGATTTGGCGAGAGCTGAACCCCTTCCTCAGGCGATCTCTCGTCCGGGGCAGGAATATCTCTTTGTCTCTCAGGCTTTGAAACGTCGTCCTCAAGGGGGACGCTCGACTTTGGATGCCGAGGTCCAGAGGCTCCTCCGGCGTACCGTGGCCGAGGGGCTTTTTCGGTTGCCTCAAGAAATTACTGCGGCGGCGGTGGTGGTCGACAACGAGACAGGGGCTGTCCGAGGGTACGTGGGCAACGGACGCTTTGGCGAAAGACTGCCCTGGGGATGGGTAGATTGTTGTAACGCCTTGAGATCGCCAGGCTCGGCCCTGAAGCCTTTCGTCTATGCCATGGCCTTCGACGATGGAACTCTGTCTCCCTCCTCTCTCATGGCCGACACGCCCCTGTCCATGTCGGGACGAGCCCCCAGAAACTTCGATCTCCGATATCGAGGGGCTGTCTCCGCCGCTCGAGCTTTGGCCGACTCCCTGAACGTCCCGGCTGTCCGAGTCCTTCGAATGGTAGGGGCTAACCGGTTTCTTCATCGTCTTCGGAGCCTGGGGTTCGGCTATTTTGTCCACGATGCGGAGTGGTACGGCGACTCCCTGATCCTCGGTGGATGCGAGGTGACGCTTCTGGAGCTTTTGAAAGCCACCATGACCTTGGCTTCCTGGCGGGATCGTCCTCTTTCTTTCTTCGAGGACGACCGGCACGACTGGCGGCCATCACCTATCTCTCAGGAGGGCTCCTTCCTCGTCGGGGATATACTGAAAAACCGGGGACGATTAGTGCCCAAACTTCGGGCTTTGTTGTCTGGAAATGCCGAGATGGCCCTTAAGACCGGCACCTCCTATGGGCTCCGAGATGCCTGGGCTGTAGCGTGGAATCGTCGCTGGACCGTCGTTGTCTGGTTTGGTGACCCTCTGGGGACGCCCCATCCCGAACTGGTGGGGCTCTCTCTGGCCGTTCCCGTCGCGACCCAGATCATGACGGTCCTCGGGGGGAGAATGCCCGAACCTCCTGACGGAGTGGCCCGGCGGACTGTGTGCTCCCTGTCGGGCTTGCCGCCCACGTCAGCTTGCCCTCACCGGGAAGAAGCGTGGCATATCCCTACAGTATCATCATCTGAACCCTGTTCTGTGCATCGATGGGAGGAAGGCCGGGTGGTTACGGTCTGGCCTGCTCAGTTTGGTAGCTCGGAGAGCAGGCGGGTAGCTGAGGCCGAGCTACAGATACGTTCTCCCCTGTCGGGAGCCTCCTACATTCTTCCCCCCTGGGGAGAACCGCCCCGGGTGGCTCTGGCCTGCGAGGGGGCTCAGGGGGACGTGTCCTGGTTCGTCGACGGCGTTTTTTTCCGGACGGTGTCGGCTGGGGAGTCCCTGTTCTGGACCGCGGTTCAGGGACGACACCGGATTGCCGTAGTGGACCGCCGGGGGCGGAGTTGTCGGGTAACGATATCGGTCCTGCCTTGGGGTGGGGGGACAGATATGCCGTAG